From Betaproteobacteria bacterium, a single genomic window includes:
- a CDS encoding GreA/GreB family elongation factor: MSRAFVKESDEDLVSDELPERPQSPYPNYVTPAGLAQLQAQYAELQERRAQLVAADDPLSKQHLRQVQRDLRYFQQRLETAILVEVSSQPRDEVHFGAMVDVADDNGEQRTFGIVGEDEADVAVGKISWASPLGKAMIGSRVGDYVVWKRPAGDSGLEVLAIRYG, translated from the coding sequence ATGAGTCGAGCGTTCGTTAAGGAATCCGACGAGGATCTCGTCTCCGACGAATTGCCGGAGCGGCCGCAGAGTCCTTATCCGAACTACGTGACGCCCGCCGGGCTCGCGCAGCTTCAGGCGCAATACGCCGAACTGCAGGAGCGCCGGGCGCAACTGGTGGCGGCCGATGATCCGCTCTCGAAGCAGCATCTGCGGCAGGTGCAGCGCGATCTTCGCTATTTCCAGCAGCGGCTGGAGACTGCCATCCTGGTGGAAGTATCCAGTCAGCCGCGCGACGAGGTTCACTTCGGTGCCATGGTCGATGTCGCCGACGACAACGGTGAACAGCGCACCTTCGGTATCGTCGGCGAGGACGAGGCCGACGTGGCGGTCGGCAAGATCAGCTGGGCGTCGCCCCTGGGCAAGGCGATGATCGGCTCACGGGTCGGCGACTACGTGGTCTGGAAGCGCCCCGCCGGCGACAGCGGTCTCGAAGTACTCGCGATCCGTTACGGCTAG